The following proteins are encoded in a genomic region of Gossypium hirsutum isolate 1008001.06 chromosome D05, Gossypium_hirsutum_v2.1, whole genome shotgun sequence:
- the LOC107906355 gene encoding uncharacterized protein isoform X1 → MEEVMMNGYVSPPSPPLPISVGPGNSNYLFSPSPTPSPPTPGHASTESLPLLRHNPTSTPGQVTSAFSLDRKLPDELEDQSSCLKDLLEWLVRKCCNCCCT, encoded by the exons ATGGAAGAGGTGATGATGAATGGTTATGTATCTCCCCCATCACCACCTCTACCCATCAGTGTCGGACCTGGAAACAGTAACTACTTGTTTTCACCTTCACCAACTCCTTCACCGCCTACTCCCGGCCATGCTTCCACTGAAAGCCTCCCTCTTTTGCGTCATAACCCGACGTCCACACCAGGGCAAGTAACATCAGCTTTTTCACTTGACCGGAAACTCCCCGATGAATTGGAAGATCAAAGTTCATGCCTTAAGGACTT GTTGGAATGGTTGGTGCGAAAATGCTGCAATTGCTGCTGCACCTGA
- the LOC107906355 gene encoding uncharacterized protein isoform X2, protein MEEVMMNGYVSPPSPPLPISVGPGNSNYLFSPSPTPSPPTPGHASTESLPLLRHNPTSTPGQVTSAFSLDRKLPDELEDQSSCLKDLH, encoded by the exons ATGGAAGAGGTGATGATGAATGGTTATGTATCTCCCCCATCACCACCTCTACCCATCAGTGTCGGACCTGGAAACAGTAACTACTTGTTTTCACCTTCACCAACTCCTTCACCGCCTACTCCCGGCCATGCTTCCACTGAAAGCCTCCCTCTTTTGCGTCATAACCCGACGTCCACACCAGGGCAAGTAACATCAGCTTTTTCACTTGACCGGAAACTCCCCGATGAATTGGAAGATCAAAGTTCATGCCTTAAGGACTT GCATTAG
- the LOC107906357 gene encoding cysteine-rich receptor-like protein kinase 2 isoform X2 has protein sequence MELLRICISLTVIWCLLEMGASNPQTFLLNHGCSMFNVTSFSGFSRNLNATLTELRGHLDKGMHFAVAQEATGFDPVYAMVQCRNYMSRNDCISCFSTASSQIRNCSAANGARVIFDGCFLRYESNMFYQESTQVGNLGICGGSTASQQSVFGTTVERLLGDLVKATPRIDSFFAASGEEVGGVNGNVTAYGVAQCMETIYEKGCMECLKVALANIQRCPPDSDGRAVDSGCFLRYSDSPFFGANYTIDLKPFLKTRNTTKRDALIGGLVGGGGLLLLITLLLFWVRKSRNKLAIPQEDVEGPPELQGPLTYTYKELNFATTNFSQQNKLGEGGFGEVYKGILKNGRTVAVKKLAISKSEKVKAEFDTEVKLISNVHHRNLVRLVGCCSKGPELLLVYEFMPNGSLDKHLFGEGHGSLNWKQRFDIIVGTAKGLAYLHEEFHACIIHRDIKTSNILLDRNFQPKIADFGLVRLLPEDQTHLSTKFAGTFGYIAPEYAIHGQLSVKVDTYSFGVVVLEIISGLKNNETSLDPTAEFLLKRAWGLYQDNMAMEIVDRSLDPEEYDTDEMQRMIEIAFLCTQSSASLRPTMSEVITRLRSVSSLEPRQPTRPAFIESDRRVDIIPKGNRSTSTSSSNATNSISQVSGR, from the exons ATGGAGCTTCTTCGAATTTGCATTTCCTTGACGGTAATATGGTGCCTGCTGGAAATGGGTGCCTCAAATCCACAAACCTTTCTGCTGAACCATGGGTGCAGCATGTTCAACGTCACCAGCTTCTCCGGTTTCTCCAGAAATCTAAACGCCACGTTAACGGAGCTCCGAGGGCACTTAGACAAGGGCATGCATTTCGCAGTGGCTCAAGAAGCCACGGGTTTTGACCCCGTTTATGCCATGGTGCAGTGCAGGAATTACATGTCTCGAAACGACTGCATCTCTTGCTTCAGTACTGCTTCCTCACAAATCCGCAACTGCTCCGCCGCTAATGGTGCTCGTGTCATCTTCGACGGTTGCTTCCtcag GTACGAGAGCAACATGTTCTACCAAGAAAGCACGCAAGTTGGAAACCTCGGAATTTGCGGTGGCAGCACAGCATCACAACAGAGTGTTTTCGGAACGACGGTGGAAAGGCTATTAGGGGATCTTGTAAAGGCGACGCCAAGGATCGATTCGTTCTTTGCTGCCAGCGGGGAGGAAGTGGGTGGTGTAAATGGCAATGTAACAGCGTATGGCGTGGCGCAATGCATGGAAACAATCTACGAGAAAGGGTGCATGGAATGCTTGAAAGTGGCTTTAGCCAATATTCAAAGATGCCCACCTGACTCAGATGGTCGGGCAGTTGACAGTGGATGTTTCCTAAGATACTCAGACTCCCCCTTCTTTGGTGCTAACTACACCATTGACCTGAAACCCTTCTTGAAAACCA GAAATACAACTAAAAGGGATGCCCTGATTGGAGGACTGGTTGGAGGTGGAGGTCTTCTGTTGCTTATAACTTTATTATTGTTTTGGGttagaaaatcaagaaacaaatTGGCAATTCCTCAAG AGGATGTAGAGGGGCCACCTGAATTGCAAGGTCCGTTGACTTACACTTACAAAGAATTGAATTTTGCAACGACAAATTTTagtcaacaaaataaattagGAGAAGGTGGTTTTGGTGAAGTATACAAG ggTATATTGAAGAATGGAAGGACGGTAGCAGTGAAGAAACTAGCCATAAGCAAATCAGAAAAGGTAAAAGCAGAATTCGATACAGAAGTGAAGCTTATAAGCAATGTTCATCATCGGAATCTGGTTCGCCTTGTTGGCTGCTGTAGCAAAGGCCCTGAGCTTCTCCTTGtctatgagttcatgcctaatggCAGCCTTGATAAGCacttatttg GTGAAGGGCATGGATCTCTGAACTGGAAACAGAGATTTGACATAATAGTAGGCACAGCAAAGGGACTAGCCTATTTACACGAGGAGTTTCATGCATGTATCATCCATAGGGACATCAAAACTAGCAATATACTTTTGGACAGAAATTTTCAGCCTAAGATAGCAGATTTTGGATTGGTCAGGCTCTTACCTGAGGATCAGACTCATCTTAGCACCAAATTTGCTGGCACTTT TGGATATATAGCACCAGAATATGCAATCCATGGGCAATTGTCAGTGAAAGTTGATACATATAGCTTTGGGGTGGTTGTCCTTGAAATCATCAGTGGCCTAAAGAACAACGAAACCTCTCTTGATCCTACCGCTGAGTTCCTTCTAAAACGG GCATGGGGACTGTACCAAGATAATATGGCAATGGAAATAGTAGACAGAAGCTTAGATCCGGAAGAATATGATACAGACGAAATGCAAAGAATGATCGAAATAGCATTCTTATGCACTCAATCATCAGCTTCTTTGAGGCCTACAATGTCAGAGGTAATTACTAGGCTTAGATCAGTGAGCTCCTTAGAGCCAAGACAGCCCACTCGACCTGCCTTCATTGAATCTGACAGAAGGGTTGATATTATTCCCAAAGGTAACAGATCCACTTCCACTTCTTCATCTAATGCTACCAATTCTATCTCCCAGGTCTCTGGTCGTtga
- the LOC107906357 gene encoding cysteine-rich receptor-like protein kinase 2 isoform X1 translates to MELLRICISLTVIWCLLEMGASNPQTFLLNHGCSMFNVTSFSGFSRNLNATLTELRGHLDKGMHFAVAQEATGFDPVYAMVQCRNYMSRNDCISCFSTASSQIRNCSAANGARVIFDGCFLRYESNMFYQESTQVGNLGICGGSTASQQSVFGTTVERLLGDLVKATPRIDSFFAASGEEVGGVNGNVTAYGVAQCMETIYEKGCMECLKVALANIQRCPPDSDGRAVDSGCFLRYSDSPFFGANYTIDLKPFLKTRNTTKRDALIGGLVGGGGLLLLITLLLFWVRKSRNKLAIPQEKKNIAEDVEGPPELQGPLTYTYKELNFATTNFSQQNKLGEGGFGEVYKGILKNGRTVAVKKLAISKSEKVKAEFDTEVKLISNVHHRNLVRLVGCCSKGPELLLVYEFMPNGSLDKHLFGEGHGSLNWKQRFDIIVGTAKGLAYLHEEFHACIIHRDIKTSNILLDRNFQPKIADFGLVRLLPEDQTHLSTKFAGTFGYIAPEYAIHGQLSVKVDTYSFGVVVLEIISGLKNNETSLDPTAEFLLKRAWGLYQDNMAMEIVDRSLDPEEYDTDEMQRMIEIAFLCTQSSASLRPTMSEVITRLRSVSSLEPRQPTRPAFIESDRRVDIIPKGNRSTSTSSSNATNSISQVSGR, encoded by the exons ATGGAGCTTCTTCGAATTTGCATTTCCTTGACGGTAATATGGTGCCTGCTGGAAATGGGTGCCTCAAATCCACAAACCTTTCTGCTGAACCATGGGTGCAGCATGTTCAACGTCACCAGCTTCTCCGGTTTCTCCAGAAATCTAAACGCCACGTTAACGGAGCTCCGAGGGCACTTAGACAAGGGCATGCATTTCGCAGTGGCTCAAGAAGCCACGGGTTTTGACCCCGTTTATGCCATGGTGCAGTGCAGGAATTACATGTCTCGAAACGACTGCATCTCTTGCTTCAGTACTGCTTCCTCACAAATCCGCAACTGCTCCGCCGCTAATGGTGCTCGTGTCATCTTCGACGGTTGCTTCCtcag GTACGAGAGCAACATGTTCTACCAAGAAAGCACGCAAGTTGGAAACCTCGGAATTTGCGGTGGCAGCACAGCATCACAACAGAGTGTTTTCGGAACGACGGTGGAAAGGCTATTAGGGGATCTTGTAAAGGCGACGCCAAGGATCGATTCGTTCTTTGCTGCCAGCGGGGAGGAAGTGGGTGGTGTAAATGGCAATGTAACAGCGTATGGCGTGGCGCAATGCATGGAAACAATCTACGAGAAAGGGTGCATGGAATGCTTGAAAGTGGCTTTAGCCAATATTCAAAGATGCCCACCTGACTCAGATGGTCGGGCAGTTGACAGTGGATGTTTCCTAAGATACTCAGACTCCCCCTTCTTTGGTGCTAACTACACCATTGACCTGAAACCCTTCTTGAAAACCA GAAATACAACTAAAAGGGATGCCCTGATTGGAGGACTGGTTGGAGGTGGAGGTCTTCTGTTGCTTATAACTTTATTATTGTTTTGGGttagaaaatcaagaaacaaatTGGCAATTCCTCAAG aaaaaaaaaacattgcagAGGATGTAGAGGGGCCACCTGAATTGCAAGGTCCGTTGACTTACACTTACAAAGAATTGAATTTTGCAACGACAAATTTTagtcaacaaaataaattagGAGAAGGTGGTTTTGGTGAAGTATACAAG ggTATATTGAAGAATGGAAGGACGGTAGCAGTGAAGAAACTAGCCATAAGCAAATCAGAAAAGGTAAAAGCAGAATTCGATACAGAAGTGAAGCTTATAAGCAATGTTCATCATCGGAATCTGGTTCGCCTTGTTGGCTGCTGTAGCAAAGGCCCTGAGCTTCTCCTTGtctatgagttcatgcctaatggCAGCCTTGATAAGCacttatttg GTGAAGGGCATGGATCTCTGAACTGGAAACAGAGATTTGACATAATAGTAGGCACAGCAAAGGGACTAGCCTATTTACACGAGGAGTTTCATGCATGTATCATCCATAGGGACATCAAAACTAGCAATATACTTTTGGACAGAAATTTTCAGCCTAAGATAGCAGATTTTGGATTGGTCAGGCTCTTACCTGAGGATCAGACTCATCTTAGCACCAAATTTGCTGGCACTTT TGGATATATAGCACCAGAATATGCAATCCATGGGCAATTGTCAGTGAAAGTTGATACATATAGCTTTGGGGTGGTTGTCCTTGAAATCATCAGTGGCCTAAAGAACAACGAAACCTCTCTTGATCCTACCGCTGAGTTCCTTCTAAAACGG GCATGGGGACTGTACCAAGATAATATGGCAATGGAAATAGTAGACAGAAGCTTAGATCCGGAAGAATATGATACAGACGAAATGCAAAGAATGATCGAAATAGCATTCTTATGCACTCAATCATCAGCTTCTTTGAGGCCTACAATGTCAGAGGTAATTACTAGGCTTAGATCAGTGAGCTCCTTAGAGCCAAGACAGCCCACTCGACCTGCCTTCATTGAATCTGACAGAAGGGTTGATATTATTCCCAAAGGTAACAGATCCACTTCCACTTCTTCATCTAATGCTACCAATTCTATCTCCCAGGTCTCTGGTCGTtga